One part of the Excalfactoria chinensis isolate bCotChi1 chromosome 8, bCotChi1.hap2, whole genome shotgun sequence genome encodes these proteins:
- the SELE gene encoding E-selectin, producing the protein MNCLWFLSLLAYGLTILEVVNGWTYHYSDTNMTYKEAELWCKERYTNMVAIQNKDEINHLNAFLPFNPGYYWIGIRKINGTWTWVGTNKVLTDEAENWASGEPNGKGNNEDCVEIYIKRGKDDGKWNDEKCEKKKVALCYTASCNPSLCSGHGECIETINNHTCHCNPGFYGPDCEFVVTCGPLEKPDHGSLECNHPLKDFSYNSSCTVQCEEGYELNGMESVSCMSDGNWSGTLASCKAVRCEAVTWPEEGSVSCASADLTYGSHCDFHCREGYVLEGPSSIKCMAQGQWSEPFPKCKAVTCPALEMPAHGSMKCSHPSGELTWGTTCEFTCEEGFALTGPSTLQCGSSGAWDKQQPSCAAVRCEAVTWPEEGSVSCASADLTYGSHCDFHCREGYVLEGPSSIKCMAQGQWSEPFPKCKVVQCEPLTSPEKGSMDCIHAAGNFTYSTACHFSCLEGWNLVGSRILDCSHSGNWSASLPTCEASEQVGYVTVGIAATATSLLATASFLFWLAKRLRRKAKKFTPAISCQYLTTECQNV; encoded by the exons ATGAATTGCCTGTGGTTCCTATCTCTTCTTGCTTATG GGCTTACAATACTAGAGGTGGTGAATGGTTGGACATACCATTATTCAGACACTAACATGACCTACAAAGAGGCAGAGTTATGGTGCAAAGAGAGGTATACCAACATGGTTGCCATTCAAAATAAGGATGAAATCAACCATCTTAATGCCTTCTTACCCTTCAATCCGGGTTACTACTGGATTGGAATCAGAAAAATTAATGGTACGTGGACCTGGGTTGGAACAAACAAAGTGCTGACAGATGAAGCAGAAAACTGGGCTTCAGGTGAACCAAATGGCAAAGGGAACAATGAGGACTGCGTTGAAATCTACATCAAAAGAGGGAAGGATGACGGCAAATGGAATGATGAGAAGtgtgagaaaaaaaaggttGCCTTGTGCTATACAG cttctTGCAACCCATCTCTCTGCAGTGGCCATGGAGAATGCATAGAGACTATTAACAATCACACCTGCCATTGTAACCCTGGTTTCTATGGGCCTGATTGTGAATTTG TTGTGACTTGTGGTCCACTAGAGAAACCTGATCATGGAAGCCTCGAGTGCAACCATCCATTGAAGGACTTCAGCTACAACTCGTCATGCACAGTTCAGTGCGAAGAAGGCTATGAGCTGAATGGAATGGAGTCAGTAAGCTGTATGTCCGATGGAAACTGGTCTGGCACACTTGCATCATGCAAAG CTGTGAGGTGTGAAGCTGTAACCTGGCCAGAAGAAGGTTCTGTgagctgtgcttctgcagaTCTCACCTACGGCTCACATTGTGATTTCCATTGCCGAGAAGGCTACGTTCTGGAGGGCCCATCCAGCATTAAGTGCATGGCACAGGGGCAGTGGTCAGAGCCATTCCCAAAATGCAAAG CTGTGACCTGCCCTGCCTTAGAAATGCCTGCTCATGGCTCTATGAAGTGCTCCCATCCCTCTGGGGAGCTTACCTGGGGTACCACCTGTGAGTTCACCTGTGAGGAAGGATTTGCTCTGACAGGACCATCCACGCTGCAGTGTGGATCTTCTGGGGCCTGGGACAAGCAgcagccatcctgtgcag CTGTGAGGTGTGAAGCTGTAACCTGGCCAGAAGAAGGTTCTGTgagctgtgcttctgcagaTCTCACCTATGGCTCACATTGTGATTTCCATTGCCGAGAAGGCTACGTTCTGGAGGGCCCATCCAGCATTAAGTGCATGGCACAGGGGCAGTGGTCAGAGCCATTCCCAAAATGCAAAG ttgtACAGTGTGAACCGCTGACGTCTCCTGAGAAAGGCTCTATGGATTGCATACATGCTGCTGGGAACTTCACATATAGCACAGCCTGCCACTTCAGCTGCCTAGAAGGATGGAATCTCGTTGGATCTCGTATTCTTGACTGCAGCCATTCAGGAAACTGGAGTGCCAGTCTGCCCACATGTGAAG cttcTGAACAAGTTGGCTATGTCACTGTAGGCATAGCAGCCACCGCTACCTCTCTGCTTGCTACAGCATCATTCCTCTTCTGGCTTGCAAAACGGTTACGGAGAAAAG CAAAGAAATTCACTCCTGCCAT CAGCTGTCAGTACCTCACTACTGAATGCCAGAATGTCTAA